In Streptomyces alboniger, the following are encoded in one genomic region:
- a CDS encoding beta-ketoacyl-[acyl-carrier-protein] synthase family protein, whose protein sequence is MAAQAESAARKNRGDSVLVTGIGVMLPGATHVNEFWQDVRDGNSRLGRLTRCVPGRTGVRVAGELRDFDHRKFLPELNEKFAGRYTRDALVTMSAVEEARRDAGLGSGEIDPLRLSLIASSSRGPLEWVSQALREDDSVGNREGHEDHEAGSTAHFGDSGAMLRGMPGAPATLSAIYGDVRGLVTTLSSACVGGHHAIGFAADLIRAGTADAVVVVGYEFPLTPLVFQSFQAMGDRVLSAESADPRRAIRPYTRDREGFAFGEGAVALCLERESHARARGAGGYARFLSHRALNEATHPFGMDMSGQITASAVAGALQDAGRTPRDVDWFCAHGTATPKNDVAESRMLGALYEGRPRSAWPPLSSVKPVYGHLLGAAALVNAAATSLALHHQCLCSTANYADAVPDPECDHDHVAEGARATRTELAVSLAFAIGSQTSVLALGAA, encoded by the coding sequence ATGGCTGCACAGGCTGAATCCGCTGCACGGAAAAACCGCGGGGACTCCGTACTCGTCACCGGTATCGGCGTCATGCTCCCCGGCGCGACCCATGTCAACGAATTCTGGCAGGACGTGCGCGACGGCAATTCACGACTCGGCCGGCTGACGCGCTGCGTACCGGGCAGGACCGGGGTACGCGTGGCCGGCGAGCTGCGCGACTTCGACCACCGGAAGTTCCTGCCGGAGCTGAACGAGAAGTTCGCGGGCCGGTACACGCGCGACGCGCTGGTGACCATGTCGGCCGTCGAGGAGGCCCGCCGTGACGCGGGTCTCGGGTCCGGCGAGATCGACCCGCTGCGCCTCTCCCTCATCGCCTCGTCCTCACGCGGCCCCCTGGAGTGGGTCAGCCAGGCGCTGCGGGAGGACGACAGCGTCGGCAACAGAGAAGGCCACGAAGACCACGAGGCGGGCAGCACGGCCCACTTCGGTGACAGCGGCGCCATGCTGCGCGGCATGCCGGGCGCCCCGGCGACGCTGTCGGCCATCTACGGCGACGTGCGCGGACTCGTCACCACGCTCAGCTCCGCCTGCGTGGGCGGGCACCACGCCATCGGCTTCGCCGCCGACCTCATTCGCGCGGGCACCGCCGACGCCGTGGTCGTGGTGGGCTACGAATTCCCCCTGACCCCCCTGGTGTTCCAGTCCTTCCAGGCGATGGGCGACCGCGTCCTGTCGGCCGAGTCGGCCGACCCCCGCCGCGCGATCCGCCCCTACACCCGCGACCGCGAGGGCTTCGCCTTCGGCGAGGGCGCCGTCGCCCTGTGCCTGGAGCGGGAGAGCCATGCCCGGGCACGCGGCGCGGGCGGCTACGCCCGCTTCCTGTCCCACAGGGCGCTGAACGAGGCAACCCACCCCTTCGGCATGGACATGAGCGGGCAGATCACCGCGTCCGCCGTCGCCGGGGCGCTCCAGGACGCGGGCCGCACCCCGCGGGACGTCGACTGGTTCTGCGCGCACGGCACCGCCACGCCGAAGAACGACGTGGCCGAGAGCCGCATGCTCGGTGCCCTGTACGAGGGCCGCCCGCGGTCCGCCTGGCCGCCCCTCAGCTCCGTCAAGCCGGTGTACGGCCACCTCCTGGGCGCCGCCGCCCTGGTCAACGCGGCGGCCACCTCGCTGGCCCTGCACCACCAGTGCCTGTGCTCGACCGCCAACTACGCGGACGCCGTGCCCGACCCGGAGTGCGACCACGACCACGTCGCCGAGGGGGCCCGCGCGACCCGCACCGAACTCGCGGTGTCGCTGGCCTTCGCCATCGGCAGCCAGA
- a CDS encoding beta-ketoacyl synthase N-terminal-like domain-containing protein codes for MAHQQQDPGRDALITGMGFALPGPGGLCATSAQFLDIVSTGACYVENDGVFFGQVRTDIADVKERYPELPVKALKLYSPVQLLGLISMAEACGDAGLDWRSGALSQAAILAARDGGDCWSAQYADILNTDRTQATKDEINELGTRLALTGIPMDVANVQVSVVAGTGPNFTVSNGCTSSAVLLGMAGRMIADGEVEVAVVTGADVFGLGFLRHYADLLDRYAELSAEEGITVDAMEDAALAMGAQMRPYDKNSPGSNMGNGSITLVVESRAHAERRGATPYSRMLAQRTRRSPQHSAFAIDRAGTGMVQASRDAMAGLVEAEQIDYVNGGAEGDRVFHETESNIMRSLFGDRATAMPVTVQEACFGHNGGPLGALGVAATSLMIQRDLVFPTAGCVDPDDTCLFDPVPGTTARPLRIDHALSFNYTVGMVSSAILLGKA; via the coding sequence ATGGCGCATCAGCAGCAGGATCCCGGTCGCGACGCACTGATCACGGGCATGGGATTCGCCCTGCCCGGCCCAGGAGGACTGTGCGCGACGTCCGCGCAATTCCTGGACATCGTCTCCACCGGCGCCTGCTACGTGGAGAATGACGGCGTCTTCTTCGGTCAAGTGCGCACCGATATCGCGGATGTGAAGGAGCGTTATCCCGAACTTCCCGTAAAGGCTCTGAAACTCTATTCCCCGGTGCAGTTGCTCGGCCTGATCTCCATGGCCGAGGCGTGCGGTGACGCCGGACTCGACTGGCGCTCGGGCGCCCTGTCGCAAGCGGCGATCCTCGCAGCCCGGGACGGCGGCGACTGCTGGTCGGCGCAGTACGCCGACATCCTCAACACCGATCGCACCCAAGCCACCAAGGACGAGATCAACGAACTGGGCACCCGTCTCGCCCTGACCGGCATCCCCATGGACGTGGCCAACGTCCAGGTGTCGGTCGTGGCCGGGACCGGCCCCAACTTCACCGTCTCCAACGGCTGTACGTCCTCCGCGGTGCTCCTGGGCATGGCGGGCCGGATGATCGCCGACGGTGAGGTGGAGGTCGCGGTGGTCACCGGCGCCGACGTGTTCGGCCTCGGCTTCCTGCGGCACTACGCCGACCTCCTCGACCGGTACGCCGAGCTGAGCGCCGAGGAGGGCATCACCGTCGACGCCATGGAGGACGCCGCACTGGCGATGGGCGCGCAGATGCGCCCGTACGACAAGAACTCCCCGGGCTCCAACATGGGCAACGGCTCCATCACGCTCGTCGTGGAGAGCCGCGCGCATGCCGAGCGGCGCGGCGCGACCCCCTACTCCCGAATGCTGGCGCAGCGCACCCGGCGCAGCCCGCAGCACAGCGCCTTCGCCATCGACCGTGCGGGGACCGGCATGGTCCAGGCCTCCCGGGACGCCATGGCGGGCCTCGTCGAGGCCGAACAGATCGACTACGTCAACGGAGGGGCCGAGGGCGACCGCGTCTTTCACGAGACGGAGTCGAACATCATGCGCAGCCTCTTCGGGGACCGCGCGACCGCGATGCCCGTCACCGTGCAGGAGGCCTGCTTCGGGCACAACGGCGGTCCGCTCGGCGCTCTGGGAGTGGCGGCCACGTCCCTGATGATCCAGCGCGACCTGGTGTTCCCGACGGCCGGCTGCGTCGACCCGGACGACACCTGCCTCTTCGACCCGGTGCCGGGCACCACCGCCCGGCCACTGCGCATCGATCACGCGCTCTCCTTCAACTACACCGTCGGCATGGTCAGCAGCGCGATCCTGCTGGGGAAGGCGTGA
- a CDS encoding beta-ketoacyl-ACP synthase III — protein MDHNRTRAAVLAGVAGWVPPGTVTNADLEARLDTTDDWIRSRTGIAERHTVPPGMATRELAVEAGRLALKSAGRDDVDAVVLATATPDRLCPATAPEVAAALGLGPVAAHDVAAVCAGFLYALSAGVGAIAAGFADRVLVIGAETFSAIVDPQDRNTAVIFGDAAGAVVLRAGDPDEPGAIGPIRLGSDGTHSDLIQIPAGGARQRAARTVPEPSDHHLQMQGRKVYRHAKERMAQSAREVIERSGWTVEDVDRLATHQANARISEAVADELGVPRDRVLSNIEHVGNTSAASLPLLLADSAAAGRLRTNDRVLLAAFGGGLAWGAASLTWPDVTALAVHTYRG, from the coding sequence ATGGACCACAACAGGACACGCGCGGCCGTGCTGGCGGGCGTCGCCGGCTGGGTGCCGCCCGGCACGGTCACCAACGCCGACCTGGAAGCCCGCCTCGACACCACCGACGACTGGATCCGCAGCCGCACCGGCATCGCCGAGCGGCACACCGTCCCGCCGGGCATGGCCACGCGGGAACTGGCCGTGGAGGCGGGGCGGCTGGCCCTGAAGTCGGCCGGCCGCGACGACGTGGACGCGGTCGTCCTCGCGACGGCGACCCCGGACCGCCTCTGCCCGGCCACCGCCCCCGAGGTCGCGGCGGCGCTCGGGCTCGGCCCCGTCGCCGCGCACGACGTCGCCGCCGTCTGCGCCGGATTCCTGTACGCGCTGTCGGCAGGAGTCGGGGCGATCGCCGCGGGCTTCGCCGACCGCGTCCTGGTCATCGGCGCCGAGACCTTCTCCGCCATCGTCGACCCGCAGGACCGCAACACGGCCGTCATCTTCGGCGACGCCGCCGGAGCCGTCGTGCTGCGCGCCGGTGACCCCGACGAGCCGGGAGCCATCGGCCCGATCCGGCTCGGCAGCGACGGCACGCACAGCGACCTCATCCAGATCCCCGCGGGCGGTGCCCGGCAGCGCGCCGCCCGGACCGTGCCCGAGCCGAGCGATCACCACCTACAGATGCAGGGCCGCAAGGTCTACCGGCACGCGAAGGAGCGCATGGCACAGTCGGCGCGCGAGGTCATCGAGCGCTCCGGCTGGACGGTCGAGGACGTCGACCGTCTGGCGACCCATCAGGCCAACGCACGCATCAGCGAAGCCGTCGCCGACGAACTGGGCGTCCCGCGCGACCGCGTCCTGTCCAACATCGAGCATGTCGGCAACACCTCGGCCGCGTCCCTTCCCCTGCTGCTCGCCGACTCGGCCGCGGCGGGCAGGCTGCGGACGAACGACCGGGTGCTGCTCGCGGCGTTCGGCGGCGGGCTCGCCTGGGGCGCGGCCTCTCTGACGTGGCCGGACGTCACGGCCCTGGCCGTGCATACGTACCGCGGCTGA
- a CDS encoding acyl carrier protein encodes MYESVKSLLTNEFKISEDRIAPDSTLEDLGLDSLASVEFALALEKGFGVEITDDEVVELERLDRIVELVERRKQAS; translated from the coding sequence GTGTACGAATCGGTCAAGTCCCTGCTCACCAACGAATTCAAGATCTCCGAGGACCGGATAGCCCCGGACTCCACGCTGGAGGACCTCGGCCTGGACTCCCTGGCGTCGGTCGAGTTCGCCCTCGCCCTGGAGAAGGGATTCGGCGTGGAGATCACCGACGACGAGGTCGTCGAGCTGGAGCGGCTCGACAGGATCGTCGAACTCGTCGAGCGCCGCAAGCAAGCATCCTGA
- a CDS encoding MFS transporter: MDGVVHEQQGAGRGGGEGGDDGGVPGAKNRWAVLGVLSLSLLVVALDLTVLNVALPTLSTELRPSSVQLLWIVDVYSLVVAGLLISCGTLGDRLGRKRFLCLGFIVFGGASAAAAWASGPAMLITARALLGIGAAIIMPSTLSIIRNVFTDRKERTVALAVWATMSAAGAAVGPVVGGVMIEHFWWGSVFLINVPIMVLALIAALTLVPESRHPNPPRWDTAGALLSVTGLISLVYAIQHGGAKGLEAQTIITGVLGLVLLTALVVRVLRIRDPLFDPTLFRDRAFSVAVVSVVLAMFGMGGLMLLLTQHWQFIGGASPMESGLQLLPLLLATMIGAPIMSVIVPRYGTRYAMMIGMGLIGAAFFVLMNVEPDTEYWVFAIALAGIGAGAGCAMTAASDAIMSTADADTAGGAAGIEETSYELGNGLSVAIMGSVASALFRREMDDPVAGVDPKAMDAAREGLPDAVGVAGALPGAVGEELKRRADNAFTDAFGVTSLCTGVILVVVAVAVFLFIPPSAGRITPATEGGGDAPEDGVDLVKQESRESADGRPTPVDRP, from the coding sequence ATGGACGGCGTGGTGCATGAGCAGCAGGGCGCGGGCCGCGGAGGAGGTGAGGGCGGTGACGACGGCGGCGTCCCCGGGGCGAAAAACCGATGGGCGGTACTGGGCGTCCTCTCGCTGAGCCTTCTCGTCGTCGCCCTCGACCTGACGGTGCTGAACGTGGCCCTGCCCACGCTCAGCACCGAACTTCGACCCTCGTCGGTGCAGTTGCTGTGGATCGTCGACGTCTACTCGCTCGTCGTCGCCGGCCTGCTCATCAGCTGCGGCACGCTCGGCGACCGCCTGGGCCGCAAACGTTTCCTGTGCCTTGGCTTCATCGTCTTCGGCGGCGCATCGGCCGCCGCGGCCTGGGCGAGCGGGCCCGCGATGCTGATCACGGCCCGCGCGCTGCTCGGAATCGGCGCCGCGATCATCATGCCGTCGACGCTCTCGATCATCCGGAACGTGTTCACCGACCGCAAGGAGCGGACGGTGGCGCTCGCCGTGTGGGCCACCATGTCCGCGGCCGGTGCCGCGGTCGGGCCGGTGGTCGGCGGTGTCATGATCGAGCACTTCTGGTGGGGCTCGGTCTTCCTGATCAACGTGCCCATCATGGTCCTCGCCCTTATCGCCGCGCTGACCCTGGTGCCGGAGTCCCGGCATCCGAATCCGCCGCGCTGGGACACCGCCGGAGCCCTGCTGTCCGTCACCGGTCTGATCTCCCTCGTGTACGCGATTCAGCACGGCGGCGCGAAGGGCCTGGAGGCGCAGACGATCATCACAGGCGTGCTCGGCCTGGTGCTGCTCACCGCCCTGGTGGTGCGAGTGCTGCGCATCCGCGATCCGCTCTTCGACCCGACCCTCTTCCGCGACCGCGCGTTCTCCGTGGCGGTGGTGTCCGTGGTCCTCGCCATGTTCGGCATGGGCGGGCTGATGCTGCTGCTCACGCAGCACTGGCAGTTCATCGGCGGCGCCTCGCCGATGGAGTCGGGCCTTCAGCTGCTGCCGTTGCTCCTGGCCACCATGATCGGGGCCCCGATCATGTCCGTCATCGTCCCGAGGTACGGGACGCGGTACGCCATGATGATCGGCATGGGCCTGATCGGCGCCGCGTTCTTCGTCCTGATGAACGTCGAGCCCGACACCGAGTACTGGGTCTTCGCCATCGCCCTCGCGGGCATCGGCGCCGGCGCGGGTTGCGCCATGACGGCCGCGTCGGACGCCATCATGTCGACGGCCGACGCGGATACCGCGGGTGGCGCCGCGGGCATCGAGGAGACCTCCTACGAACTCGGCAACGGACTGAGCGTGGCGATCATGGGCAGCGTGGCGTCCGCGCTCTTCCGCAGGGAGATGGACGACCCCGTCGCCGGGGTGGACCCCAAGGCCATGGATGCCGCGCGCGAAGGCCTCCCCGACGCCGTCGGAGTGGCCGGTGCCCTGCCCGGTGCCGTCGGGGAGGAGTTGAAGCGGCGAGCCGACAACGCGTTCACGGACGCGTTCGGGGTCACGTCGCTGTGCACCGGCGTCATCCTCGTGGTGGTGGCGGTCGCCGTCTTCCTGTTCATCCCGCCCTCGGCGGGGCGGATCACCCCGGCGACCGAGGGCGGCGGTGACGCGCCCGAGGACGGCGTGGATCTGGTGAAACAGGAATCGAGGGAGTCCGCCGACGGCCGCCCAACGCCCGTGGACCGGCCCTGA
- a CDS encoding TetR/AcrR family transcriptional regulator: MKQRPARQPLSREQIVQAAVRLLDEGGVRNLRMRQLADSLNSAPMSLYWHVSTKDDLLELAIDAVFPDPPSRSGTGDWRDDIKAGATDLFEVLLRHSWMIELMGGHPPVGPRALAHTSAIIEILEQAHFSPRQLDSALSAIYYYTVGAALSEASWQAMARQSAESEEEWVSRLGPYLGMATQSHPASLADYVKRSASSSTGQRFHDGLECMVSGMGQMRSQDS; encoded by the coding sequence GTGAAGCAGCGGCCGGCGAGGCAGCCGCTGAGCCGTGAACAGATCGTGCAGGCGGCGGTGCGTCTCCTGGATGAGGGGGGTGTCCGCAACCTGCGCATGCGTCAGCTCGCGGACTCGCTGAACTCGGCACCGATGTCGTTGTACTGGCACGTGTCGACCAAGGACGACCTGCTGGAACTGGCCATCGACGCGGTGTTCCCCGACCCGCCTTCCCGGTCCGGCACGGGGGACTGGCGCGACGACATCAAGGCGGGCGCGACGGATTTGTTCGAGGTACTGCTGCGGCACTCCTGGATGATCGAGCTGATGGGCGGTCACCCCCCGGTGGGGCCCCGCGCGCTGGCGCACACCAGCGCCATCATCGAGATCCTGGAGCAGGCCCACTTCTCCCCGAGGCAGCTGGACTCAGCGCTCTCGGCGATCTACTACTACACCGTGGGCGCCGCCTTGTCCGAGGCGTCCTGGCAGGCGATGGCGCGCCAGAGCGCCGAGAGCGAGGAGGAGTGGGTGAGTCGCCTCGGCCCCTACCTCGGCATGGCGACCCAGTCCCACCCGGCTTCCCTGGCCGACTACGTCAAGCGCAGCGCTTCGAGCAGCACGGGCCAGCGATTCCACGACGGCCTCGAATGCATGGTGTCCGGCATGGGGCAGATGCGTTCCCAGGACTCCTGA
- a CDS encoding serine/threonine-protein kinase, which produces MDDDHGQLLAGRYRLSRLLGQGGMGAVWQAHDEQLGRDVAVKELRLPEHLGEAERQNWIARLDREARAAARLKHPGIITVHDRISGPDGRPWIVMELVDGGSLADLIEAQGALTPQRVADVGRQVAAALGAAHRMGITHRDIKPANILLEEDRVVLTDFGIAALEGDATLTATGMIMGTPAFMAPEQVRGLPATAESDLWSLGATLYAAVEGHAPFAGTAPGAVLVAVATEPPIPAVRAGALGPVLDGLLHKDPAARLTMDQLRAQLKGAAAPTPGVATPVAFALPTMPARSPVLRQDAAGPAAGRRPAPRRRISPWVKLGATMLVIALALSAGYLLDQRADNSTYEANRSVADALTAPSGFSRPTTSRIAGNVAQVTYTWPDPCVDHCAKQVSLIEEWLRQQAGVARVNTFGPDLGGCLDDKDGCPILIEQVRSYKDPAVQGAALQTEGDRLSFRVEVGR; this is translated from the coding sequence GTGGATGACGATCACGGGCAACTCCTCGCGGGGCGCTACCGGTTGAGCCGCCTGCTCGGCCAAGGGGGCATGGGCGCCGTCTGGCAAGCCCACGATGAGCAGTTGGGGCGGGACGTCGCCGTCAAGGAGTTGCGGCTGCCCGAGCATCTGGGCGAGGCCGAGCGGCAGAACTGGATCGCCCGGCTCGACCGCGAGGCCCGCGCCGCCGCACGGCTGAAGCATCCGGGGATCATCACCGTTCACGACCGGATATCCGGCCCCGACGGACGGCCCTGGATCGTCATGGAGTTGGTGGACGGCGGGTCCCTCGCCGACCTCATCGAGGCACAAGGCGCGCTCACGCCCCAGCGGGTCGCCGACGTCGGACGGCAAGTGGCGGCTGCGCTCGGTGCCGCGCACCGGATGGGGATCACGCACCGGGACATCAAGCCCGCCAACATCCTCCTCGAAGAGGACCGGGTCGTTCTGACCGACTTCGGGATCGCCGCCCTCGAAGGGGACGCCACCCTCACCGCCACCGGCATGATCATGGGCACGCCCGCGTTCATGGCTCCCGAACAGGTCCGCGGCCTGCCCGCGACGGCCGAGTCCGACCTCTGGTCCCTGGGCGCCACGCTGTACGCCGCCGTGGAGGGCCACGCTCCGTTCGCCGGGACGGCCCCGGGCGCGGTCCTGGTCGCCGTCGCGACGGAGCCGCCGATTCCTGCTGTGCGGGCGGGGGCACTCGGTCCCGTACTCGACGGGCTGCTGCACAAGGATCCGGCCGCGCGCCTGACCATGGATCAGCTGCGGGCCCAGCTGAAAGGCGCCGCGGCGCCAACTCCCGGAGTGGCCACCCCCGTCGCGTTCGCACTCCCCACGATGCCGGCGAGGAGCCCCGTCCTGCGGCAGGACGCGGCGGGGCCCGCCGCCGGGCGGCGGCCCGCACCGCGCCGACGGATCTCACCGTGGGTCAAGCTGGGCGCGACGATGCTGGTGATCGCGCTGGCCCTGAGTGCCGGGTACCTCCTCGACCAGCGGGCCGACAACAGCACGTACGAGGCCAACCGGAGTGTGGCCGACGCCCTGACCGCCCCCAGCGGCTTCTCCCGGCCGACCACATCCCGCATCGCCGGAAACGTGGCACAAGTGACGTACACATGGCCCGACCCGTGTGTCGATCACTGCGCCAAACAAGTCTCCCTGATCGAGGAGTGGTTGAGGCAGCAGGCGGGCGTGGCCCGGGTCAACACCTTCGGGCCCGACCTCGGCGGCTGTCTCGACGACAAGGACGGCTGCCCCATCCTGATCGAACAGGTGCGGTCGTACAAGGACCCGGCCGTTCAGGGCGCCGCACTCCAAACGGAAGGCGACCGGCTCTCGTTCCGGGTCGAAGTGGGCCGATAG
- a CDS encoding B12-binding domain-containing radical SAM protein, whose protein sequence is MQSTGGNVRVHRPGDAADLASFRQLRRVRRERLLDDLAQGRTARRYFPVLSVLAPVMTQAEGEITYPGDPMCLYTALSVAVRRAVDDAGPLAEATHYTDFAPEWTRLPSKEYRLAAGADGYRPYESDPNTDQTVFDPRVWDDAARVRWIRLLREVRPRVVLISAVSPAHRYALEMASLVKSELPEAFVILGGRHADETITCTPDGQRLLLKPSSPLSVIQEGRAPRVVDAVVTGEAHHAVDLLMRAVALAVDLDRQWVDRDRVLGLLQGLLAEEGPGPGQALAVLASDDGFDAVPLRGRTLDLAELPSPYEAFAIRSHFPIFTAPDTGAVLRTAHFMVSNACPYRCNFCSESVQVAGTLKRFKRDPISTAVERVCEYVHYGAESLFFDDSVFWSGRYRDIAEFCDALAELRAADGERIPDRFRARLGDPDDLERLRRLQWGAQLTVDTLVALHSPEQSAEILRKMKAAGCTYIYMGIESMSTQVMDHIHKNLRRDETRPWKAKVREAARLVKEQGLELGTSVLFGLDGETRASIDETIHEVGRLIDDGLIDLASPNILTYHPATPVTTQHGMQDRLDYHSPRIDNRKPYIYFEEAFPGVVSVLLSEDDIWHIHNETGIHWGTVRNDSSPTAAVP, encoded by the coding sequence GTGCAATCCACTGGTGGAAATGTACGCGTACATCGGCCGGGGGACGCGGCGGACCTCGCCTCTTTCCGGCAACTACGCCGCGTACGCCGGGAGAGACTGCTCGACGACCTGGCACAGGGACGCACGGCACGCCGCTACTTCCCGGTGCTTTCGGTCCTGGCACCCGTCATGACCCAGGCCGAGGGGGAGATCACCTACCCCGGTGATCCGATGTGCCTCTATACGGCGCTCTCCGTGGCCGTGCGCCGAGCCGTCGACGACGCGGGCCCACTGGCAGAGGCCACGCACTACACCGACTTCGCCCCCGAGTGGACCCGGTTACCGTCCAAGGAATACCGGCTGGCCGCCGGGGCGGACGGCTACCGGCCCTACGAAAGCGACCCCAACACCGACCAGACGGTGTTCGACCCGCGCGTCTGGGACGACGCGGCCAGAGTGCGCTGGATCCGGCTGCTGCGCGAGGTGCGTCCCCGGGTGGTTCTGATCAGCGCGGTCTCCCCCGCACACCGTTACGCGCTGGAGATGGCCTCCCTCGTCAAGAGCGAACTCCCGGAGGCCTTCGTCATCCTCGGCGGCCGCCACGCGGACGAGACCATCACCTGTACGCCCGACGGTCAGAGGCTCCTCCTCAAGCCCAGCAGCCCCCTGTCCGTCATCCAGGAGGGCAGGGCGCCGAGGGTCGTCGACGCCGTGGTGACCGGCGAGGCCCATCACGCGGTGGACCTGCTGATGCGAGCCGTGGCCCTCGCCGTCGACCTCGACCGGCAGTGGGTGGACCGCGATCGCGTCCTCGGGCTCCTCCAGGGGCTGCTCGCCGAGGAGGGCCCCGGCCCGGGCCAGGCCCTGGCCGTGCTCGCCTCGGACGACGGCTTCGACGCCGTACCGCTACGCGGTCGCACGCTCGACCTCGCCGAACTCCCCTCGCCCTACGAGGCGTTCGCGATCCGCTCGCACTTCCCGATCTTCACCGCACCCGACACCGGCGCGGTCCTGCGCACCGCCCACTTCATGGTGTCCAACGCCTGCCCGTACCGCTGTAACTTCTGTTCGGAGTCGGTGCAGGTGGCGGGCACCCTGAAGCGCTTCAAACGCGATCCGATCAGCACGGCGGTCGAGCGGGTCTGCGAGTACGTCCACTACGGCGCCGAGTCGCTCTTCTTCGACGACTCCGTGTTCTGGAGCGGACGTTACCGGGACATCGCGGAGTTCTGCGACGCACTGGCCGAGCTGCGCGCGGCGGACGGCGAGCGAATACCTGACCGCTTCCGGGCGCGCCTCGGCGATCCCGACGACCTCGAACGGCTGCGCCGGCTCCAGTGGGGCGCCCAGCTCACCGTGGACACGCTCGTGGCCCTGCACTCGCCCGAGCAGTCCGCCGAGATCCTGCGGAAGATGAAGGCCGCCGGGTGCACCTATATCTACATGGGCATCGAGAGCATGTCGACGCAGGTCATGGACCACATCCACAAGAACCTTCGCCGGGACGAGACCCGCCCCTGGAAGGCGAAGGTCAGGGAAGCGGCCCGGCTGGTGAAGGAACAGGGGCTGGAACTGGGCACCTCGGTGCTCTTCGGCCTCGACGGAGAGACGCGCGCCAGCATCGACGAGACCATCCACGAGGTGGGGCGGCTGATCGACGACGGTTTGATCGACCTCGCCAGCCCCAACATCCTCACCTACCATCCCGCGACCCCGGTCACCACCCAGCACGGCATGCAGGACCGGCTCGACTACCACTCGCCCCGCATCGACAACCGGAAGCCCTACATCTACTTCGAGGAGGCCTTCCCCGGAGTGGTATCGGTCCTTCTCTCAGAGGACGACATCTGGCACATCCACAACGAGACGGGCATCCACTGGGGCACCGTCCGCAACGACTCGTCTCCGACCGCGGCGGTCCCGTAA
- a CDS encoding MalY/PatB family protein translates to MNSTALAAQSALDSLDIGELSRRDGEKWAHAGADVLASWVADMDFPTAPAIREAVARRAAGDLGYPTWFDESRGGPLGEVFAERTRRRYGHLPDPTHVRMFTDINQAMLAVLQLATAPGDAVLVHTPACPPFVEVIERIGRRPLTVPVEDDGTGWGFDPDRMERAVADAGPGRCRALFLVNPHNPTGRVFRRDELEALADLALRHDLLVVSDEVHADLAHAPHRHIPFASLSPEVAARTVTLTSGSKAFNLAGIRCAVAHVGPRAVREAVDDRQGLLFGQVGVLAVEALKAAWTSGDSWLEEVMALLDRNRHRVAERLPAGLSYRIPEAGFCAWLDCRRLDVGDDPMAFFRDEAKVLLFSGPSFGATGNGFVRLNFGTSLKVLDETLDRMDTAVRRLPK, encoded by the coding sequence ATGAACTCCACCGCTTTGGCCGCGCAGTCGGCACTGGATTCTCTCGACATCGGCGAATTGTCACGCCGGGACGGGGAGAAATGGGCGCACGCCGGAGCGGACGTGCTGGCTTCCTGGGTCGCGGACATGGACTTTCCCACGGCACCCGCGATCCGTGAGGCGGTGGCGCGCCGGGCCGCGGGGGACCTCGGCTATCCGACGTGGTTCGACGAGTCGCGGGGCGGTCCGCTCGGCGAGGTGTTCGCCGAGCGGACCCGGCGCCGGTACGGACACCTCCCGGACCCCACCCACGTGCGGATGTTCACCGACATCAACCAGGCGATGCTGGCCGTCCTCCAGCTGGCCACCGCCCCCGGCGACGCGGTGCTGGTGCACACCCCGGCCTGCCCTCCGTTCGTCGAGGTCATCGAGCGGATCGGGCGCCGGCCGCTGACGGTGCCGGTCGAGGACGACGGCACGGGCTGGGGGTTCGATCCGGACCGCATGGAGCGCGCCGTGGCGGATGCGGGGCCCGGGCGGTGCCGCGCCCTGTTCCTGGTGAATCCGCACAACCCCACGGGCAGGGTGTTCAGGCGTGACGAGCTCGAGGCGCTCGCGGATCTGGCGCTCCGTCATGACCTGCTGGTCGTCTCGGACGAGGTGCACGCGGATCTGGCCCACGCCCCGCACCGGCACATCCCGTTCGCCTCACTGAGCCCGGAGGTGGCGGCCCGCACCGTCACGCTGACCTCGGGCAGCAAGGCGTTCAACCTGGCGGGGATCCGCTGCGCGGTCGCCCATGTGGGCCCGCGGGCCGTGCGCGAGGCCGTCGACGACCGGCAGGGCCTGCTCTTCGGTCAGGTGGGCGTGCTCGCGGTGGAGGCGCTCAAGGCCGCCTGGACCTCGGGCGATTCCTGGCTGGAGGAGGTCATGGCACTGCTCGACCGCAACCGCCACCGGGTGGCCGAGCGGCTCCCCGCGGGACTGTCCTACCGGATTCCGGAGGCCGGATTCTGCGCCTGGCTGGACTGCCGCCGCCTGGACGTGGGCGACGATCCCATGGCCTTCTTCCGCGACGAGGCCAAGGTACTGCTCTTCTCCGGCCCGTCCTTCGGCGCGACAGGAAACGGATTCGTGCGCCTCAATTTCGGCACTTCTCTCAAGGTGCTCGACGAAACACTGGACCGTATGGACACCGCTGTCCGGCGTCTGCCGAAGTGA